The following coding sequences are from one Chelonoidis abingdonii isolate Lonesome George chromosome 4, CheloAbing_2.0, whole genome shotgun sequence window:
- the SYT16 gene encoding synaptotagmin-16 isoform X3, which produces MKQFAISVSRSQSFRSGVSEKATQAGSERKPKFNRLLSNHEEYSTEASECEELDGLSQLSFQDNLSYHEEDHISVDSRTTSESRGTMQAKGPGMEASSAHSLSQQATEGSLQMETAFSNQRFEGNDATDSSSAWSPEEHDGGNSLPAHHNAHEPISKCGDLDVLLDYKASSQKLLVTILEAKDIPDKDRSGVNTWQVHTVLMPSKKQRGKSSIQKGPIPVFKDKMTFNKLEPEKLSSYALRFRLYAVHKMIQEQMMGEQLFYLRSLNQEGEVKVTLVLEPRSNMSNGDSQLSLSAISHSDSASSTQSLSHGGVPELLVGLSYNATTGRLSVEMIKGSHFRNLAINRPPDTYGKLCLLNSMGQEMSRCKTSIRRGQPNPIYKETFVFQVALFQLSDVTLMISIYNRRSMKRKEMIGWISMGQNSSGEEEQNHWQEMKETKGQQVCRWHTLLES; this is translated from the exons ATGAAACAGTTTGCGATCTCTGTGTCGCGCTCACAGAGTTTTCGATCGGGGGTGTCTGAAAAGGCAACACAGGCAGGTTCAGAACGTAAACCTAAATTCAACCGCTTGCTGTCCAACCATGAGGAGTACAGTACCGAGGCATCTGAATGCGAAG AACTGGATGGGCTAAGCCAACTGAGTTTTCAAGACAACTTATCCTATCATGAAGAGGACCACATATCTGTTGATTCAAGAACTACCTCTGAGAGTAGGGGTACCATGCAAGCCAAAGGCCCTGGAATGGAGGCTAGCAGTGCCCATAGCCTTAGCCAACAAGCCACAGAAGGGAGCTTGCAAATGGAGACGGCATTCAGCAACCAGAGATTTGAAGGAAATGATGCAACTGACAGCTCATCCGCTTGGAGCCCTGAG GAACACGATGGAGGGAATAGTCTTCCAGCTCATCATAATGCCCATGAACCCATTTCTAAATGCGGTGACCTAGACGTCCTCCTCGATTATAAGGCCTCAAGCCAAAAGCTGCTGGTAACTATCCTGGAGGCTAAGGATATCCCAGACAAAGATCGCAGTGGTGTGAACACCTGGCAAGTTCACACAGTCCTGATGCCCAGCAAGAAACAGAGGGGAAAGTCGAGCATTCAGAAAGGACCCATCCCAGTGTTCAAAGACAAAATGACCTTTAATAAGCTGGAGCCAGAGAAGCTGAGTAGCTACGCACTCAGGTTCCGTCTCTATGCAGTGCACAAAATGATCCAGGAACAGATGATGGGGGAGCAACTGTTTTATCTGAGGAGCCTAAACCAGGAGGGGGAAGTGAAGGTGACACTGGTTTTGGAGCCAAGGAGCAATATGAGT AATGGAGACTCTCAGCTCAGTCTGTCGGCCATCTCGCACAGTGATAGCGCTTCTTCAACACAGTCCCTGTCGCACGGAGGTGTACCAGAGCTGCTGGTGGGACTGTCGTACAATGCTACTACCGGACGGTTGTCAGTAGAGATGATTAAAGGCAGCCATTTCCGCAACCTTGCTATTAACAGGCCGCCCG ACACCTACGGAaaactctgcctcctcaactccatGGGCCAGGAGATGTCTCGTTGCAAGACATCCATCCGTCGAGGCCAACCAAACCCTATCTACAAGGAGACGTTCGTCTTCCAAGTTGCCCTGTTCCAGCTTTCTGACGTCACGCTGATGATCTCCATATACAACCGGCGCAGCATGAAGCGCAAGGAGATGATAGGCTGGATTTCTATGGGTCAGAACAGCAGTGGAGAAGAAGAACAAAACCACTGGcaagaaatgaaagaaacaaaagggCAGCAGGTCTGCAGGTGGCATACCTTGCTGGAATCCTAA